A window of Candidatus Hydrogenedentota bacterium contains these coding sequences:
- a CDS encoding type II toxin-antitoxin system VapC family toxin, translating to MTELPSVYIETSVISYLAARPSNDLVVAGHQQLTWQWWDQRRDDYRLFVSQPVVDEAARGHPDAARRRLAIMAGMGLLQFDEESIQLSKHILKSGIIPKKAETDAAHVAIATRHGMEYLATWNCRHIANAIILRRLAELVLEEGYELPIICTPYELFGEYTSL from the coding sequence ATGACAGAACTTCCATCCGTATATATCGAAACGAGCGTGATCAGTTATCTGGCGGCGCGCCCGTCGAACGATCTCGTCGTGGCGGGGCATCAGCAGTTGACGTGGCAGTGGTGGGACCAACGGCGCGACGACTATCGGCTTTTTGTCTCCCAACCGGTTGTCGACGAGGCAGCCCGAGGACATCCGGACGCCGCCCGCCGGCGGCTGGCGATCATGGCGGGGATGGGATTGCTCCAATTCGATGAGGAATCGATCCAGCTCTCCAAGCATATTTTGAAAAGTGGTATAATTCCGAAGAAGGCGGAAACCGATGCCGCCCATGTCGCAATCGCTACGCGGCATGGAATGGAATACTTGGCAACGTGGAACTGCCGGCATATCGCAAACGCGATAATCTTGCGCCGCCTGGCGGAATTGGTTTTGGAGGAAGGCTATGAACTCCCCATCATCTGCACACCCTATGAACTCTTCGGAGAGTATACCTCTCTTTGA